TTGTTTTCCACTTTTAAAGTAAACAAATGATACGGAGGCATTATTGCTCTTTCATAGGTTATAAATTGATAAGTTATTTCATATCTATATGCTTGGTCAGGTTTTGTCTTAACCTCTACAAATTTGCAAAAATCTGATAGGTATATTTCTCCAAAGTAATCTTCAATTGCTTTTGATTCCAACGGTGATAAAAATGAATAAATAAT
The Bacillus sp. (in: firmicutes) DNA segment above includes these coding regions:
- a CDS encoding DUF3888 domain-containing protein, with translation MISCLITFIAITPVQAETNDKCYEMILEDIIYSFLSPLESKAIEDYFGEIYLSDFCKFVEVKTKPDQAYRYEITYQFITYERAIMPPYHLFTLKVENKSPTDWDIKDVKVRKLAENEDYSKMCRKPRVVW